Proteins co-encoded in one Candidatus Methylomirabilis sp. genomic window:
- a CDS encoding molybdenum cofactor biosynthesis protein B, protein MGVHDHHAEAKKVGPVRYARLSITDSRKSEDDHSGRLIESLLNEAGHCQQASMILKNDPKGLRDVIKKLCDEDVDLIIMTGGTGLSKKDQTIEAVSPLLDKMLPGFGELFRSLTFQEVGSAALMSRALCGTAKGKVIVCLPGSEHAVRLALTKLLIPEVQHLVWQAAR, encoded by the coding sequence ATGGGCGTTCACGATCATCATGCAGAGGCAAAGAAGGTTGGACCGGTCCGATACGCGAGGCTGAGTATCACCGATAGTCGCAAGTCGGAAGACGACCACTCAGGCCGACTCATTGAATCGCTCCTGAATGAGGCCGGACATTGTCAGCAGGCCTCCATGATCCTGAAGAACGATCCCAAAGGCCTGAGGGATGTCATCAAGAAGCTGTGTGACGAGGACGTCGATCTGATCATCATGACCGGGGGGACCGGGCTCAGCAAGAAGGATCAGACGATTGAGGCGGTCAGTCCCTTGCTGGATAAGATGCTGCCCGGTTTTGGCGAGCTGTTTCGGAGCCTGACCTTCCAGGAAGTCGGAAGCGCCGCGTTGATGAGCCGCGCGCTCTGCGGAACGGCGAAAGGAAAGGTCATCGTGTGTCTGCCGGGCTCGGAGCATGCCGTCCGTCTCGCCTTGACGAAGCTCCTGATACCGGAGGTGCAACACCTCGTGTGGCAGGCGGCTCGGTGA
- the folE gene encoding GTP cyclohydrolase I FolE: MIERLIRDLLKEIGEDPDREGLVKTPERVDRMFTFLTSGYDKQVNDVLNEAVFQDNYDEIVLVKDIDFFSLCEHHLLPFFGKCHVGYLPDGKIVGLSKLVRLVEMYSRRLQVQERLTSQIANALLEALRPKGVAVVMEAQHLCMMMRGVEKQNSKAVTSSMHGVFRERIESRNEFMQLIRSHAT, encoded by the coding sequence ATGATTGAGCGGTTGATCAGGGATCTGCTGAAGGAGATCGGCGAGGATCCCGATCGGGAAGGATTGGTCAAGACCCCGGAGCGGGTAGACCGGATGTTCACCTTCCTCACATCCGGATACGACAAACAGGTCAATGACGTTCTGAACGAAGCGGTCTTTCAAGACAACTATGACGAGATCGTCCTGGTCAAGGACATCGACTTCTTCTCCCTCTGCGAGCATCATCTGCTCCCATTTTTCGGCAAGTGCCACGTCGGCTATCTACCGGACGGCAAGATTGTCGGGTTGAGCAAGCTGGTTCGGCTGGTGGAGATGTACAGTCGCCGACTCCAGGTGCAGGAGCGTTTGACCTCCCAGATCGCTAACGCGCTCCTGGAGGCCCTGCGGCCAAAGGGGGTAGCCGTCGTCATGGAAGCCCAACACCTCTGCATGATGATGCGCGGCGTAGAGAAACAGAACAGCAAGGCTGTGACCTCATCGATGCACGGGGTCTTCCGCGAGCGGATCGAGAGCCGAAACGAGTTCATGCAGTTGATCCGGTCGCACGCGACATAA
- the cofG gene encoding 7,8-didemethyl-8-hydroxy-5-deazariboflavin synthase CofG, translated as MQPSQGFQALIQATRMARMTTLPGAVLLQLERSSDDSASGEASVAIQAAIEEVGAGQPLTREHAVLLLQAEGRHLLRLLELASATADSGKGRTVTFSKKVFIPLTRLCRDRCGYCTFRRDPGEPGDGFLPPEEVLAIASAGAALGCTEALFSLGEKPELAFPAAQRALAERGYRTTIEYLARMCERTLAETGLLPHVNPGTMTIEEMGILRGSSASMGLMLESVSARLAQSGGPHHASPDKHPLLRLRTIEGAGRLRIAFTTGILIGIGESLEERIDSLFAIKALHRTFGHIQEVIVQNFRAKPFTPMRDYPEPTFLDLLRTVAVARLILGPEMNLQVPPNLTPDAYPLLLLSGINDWGGISPLTQDCINPEAPWPQIEALRDGTAALGYRLKERLPIYPEYIVRKDGFIPSPLAPRIMALVDEAGYPKEQGLGDRV; from the coding sequence ATGCAGCCGTCGCAAGGGTTTCAGGCGTTGATTCAGGCCACGCGCATGGCCAGGATGACCACTCTGCCCGGCGCCGTCCTGCTTCAGTTGGAGCGCAGCAGTGACGATTCGGCGTCGGGCGAAGCCAGCGTGGCTATCCAGGCTGCGATCGAGGAGGTAGGTGCTGGGCAGCCCCTCACGCGCGAACACGCCGTCCTGCTGCTTCAGGCTGAAGGGCGTCACCTGCTGCGTCTCCTAGAACTGGCTTCCGCCACTGCCGACAGCGGCAAGGGGCGGACGGTAACCTTCTCGAAAAAGGTCTTCATCCCGCTGACCCGTCTCTGCCGCGATCGGTGTGGCTACTGTACCTTCCGCCGGGACCCCGGGGAACCAGGTGACGGCTTTCTCCCCCCCGAGGAGGTCCTGGCCATCGCCTCTGCCGGCGCCGCCCTCGGATGTACGGAAGCGCTCTTCAGCCTTGGCGAGAAGCCGGAACTGGCTTTTCCGGCAGCCCAGCGGGCGCTTGCCGAGCGCGGATACCGGACCACGATCGAGTACCTGGCGCGGATGTGCGAGCGGACACTGGCGGAGACAGGCCTCCTGCCGCATGTCAACCCCGGAACAATGACCATTGAGGAGATGGGGATACTGAGAGGCTCTTCTGCCAGTATGGGTCTGATGCTGGAGTCGGTGAGCGCCCGGCTCGCGCAGTCAGGTGGGCCGCACCACGCCTCGCCTGACAAGCACCCGCTGCTTCGGCTCAGGACAATCGAGGGAGCAGGGCGGCTGCGGATCGCCTTTACCACCGGGATCCTGATTGGGATCGGTGAGAGCCTTGAGGAGCGGATCGACTCCCTGTTTGCCATCAAGGCGCTGCACAGGACGTTCGGCCACATCCAAGAGGTCATTGTCCAGAACTTCCGCGCAAAGCCCTTCACCCCGATGCGGGACTATCCTGAGCCGACGTTCCTCGACCTGCTCCGGACCGTAGCGGTGGCGCGTTTGATCCTGGGTCCGGAGATGAATCTTCAGGTGCCGCCGAACCTCACTCCGGATGCCTATCCCTTACTGCTCTTGTCGGGAATCAACGACTGGGGCGGCATTTCACCCCTCACACAGGATTGTATCAATCCCGAGGCGCCATGGCCACAGATTGAGGCTCTTCGCGACGGGACTGCGGCACTCGGGTATCGTCTGAAAGAACGGCTCCCGATCTATCCCGAGTACATCGTCCGCAAAGACGGATTTATCCCCTCTCCCTTGGCTCCCAGGATCATGGCGCTGGTGGACGAGGCAGGCTATCCTAAAGAGCAGGGGTTAGGGGATAGGGTATAG